The Caulobacter sp. FWC26 genome contains a region encoding:
- a CDS encoding glycosyltransferase family 4 protein, with translation MRIVLLSSIVPFINGGARFIVEWLEEKLVEAGHEVERFYLPFVDDPNEILHQIAAWRMMDLTQWCDRVICFRPPAYVVDHPNKVLWFIHHIRTFYDLWDTPYRGMPDDAHYRAVRDNLRALDTQAISEARAVFTNSQVVADRLKAFNGLDATPLYPPIYQPERFSHTGYGDEIVAISRLEPHKRQALMIEAMQYVKTGVKLRLAGTASSPEYGRQLVKMTHDLGVADRVILEDRWISEEEKADMLKQALAVAYLPKDEDSYGYPSLEGAHARKPVITTTDSGGVLELVEHGRNGLISAPDARALAEQFDRLHADKLAVAKMGTASLNRLAEMKIDWSTVVERLTS, from the coding sequence ATGCGCATCGTCCTGCTGTCCTCGATCGTGCCGTTCATCAACGGCGGGGCGCGCTTCATCGTCGAGTGGCTCGAGGAAAAGCTGGTCGAGGCCGGCCACGAGGTCGAGCGCTTCTATCTGCCGTTTGTCGACGATCCGAACGAGATCCTGCACCAGATCGCCGCTTGGCGGATGATGGACCTGACGCAGTGGTGCGACCGGGTGATCTGCTTCCGGCCGCCGGCCTATGTGGTGGACCACCCGAACAAGGTGCTGTGGTTCATCCACCATATCCGCACCTTCTACGACCTTTGGGACACGCCCTATCGCGGCATGCCTGACGACGCGCACTACCGCGCCGTTCGCGACAATCTCCGCGCGCTGGACACCCAGGCGATTTCCGAGGCGCGGGCGGTGTTCACCAACTCCCAGGTGGTGGCCGACCGCTTGAAGGCCTTCAATGGCCTGGACGCCACGCCGCTTTACCCGCCGATCTATCAGCCCGAACGCTTCAGCCACACCGGTTATGGCGACGAGATCGTCGCCATCTCTCGGCTGGAGCCGCACAAGCGCCAGGCGCTGATGATCGAGGCCATGCAGTACGTGAAGACCGGCGTGAAGCTGCGTCTGGCGGGCACGGCGTCCAGTCCCGAGTATGGCCGCCAGCTGGTGAAGATGACCCACGACCTGGGCGTGGCGGATCGGGTCATTCTCGAGGATCGCTGGATCAGCGAGGAAGAGAAGGCCGATATGCTCAAGCAGGCCTTGGCCGTGGCCTATCTGCCCAAGGACGAGGACAGCTACGGCTATCCCTCGCTGGAAGGCGCCCACGCCCGCAAGCCGGTGATCACGACAACCGACTCCGGCGGGGTGCTGGAACTGGTCGAGCATGGCCGTAACGGTCTGATCAGCGCGCCGGATGCACGCGCCTTGGCTGAGCAGTTCGACCGGCTGCATGCCGACAAGCTCGCTGTGGCCAAGATGGGGACCGCTTCGCTGAACCGGCTGGCCGAGATGAAGATCGACTGGAGCACCGTGGTGGAGCGCCTGACCTCGTGA
- a CDS encoding DegT/DnrJ/EryC1/StrS aminotransferase family protein — protein MSDLPRISVAAPRLDGNERDYVLECLDSTWISSAGRFITDFERAFADYCGVKHAIACNNGTTALHLALVAMGIGPGDEVIIPSLTYIASCNAVTYCGGTVVLVDNDPRTFNIDPALIEAKITPRTKAIMPVHLYGQVADMDPILEIAKKHGLMVIEDAAEAVGASYKGKMSGALGDCATFSFFGNKIITTGEGGMITTNNDELAATMRLYRSQGMDPNRRYWFPVVGFNYRMTNIQAAIGLAQLERVDEHLAAREKVVAWYEQKLARLGNRVIKPHVESTGRHVFWMYTVRLGEGLSTSRDQVIKDLEAMGIESRPVFHPMHIMPPYAHLATDDLKVAEACGADGLNLPTHAGLSEADIDRVVAALDQVLV, from the coding sequence GTGAGTGACCTGCCGCGCATTTCCGTCGCCGCGCCGCGCCTGGACGGCAACGAGCGCGATTACGTGCTGGAGTGCCTGGACTCGACGTGGATCTCGTCGGCGGGCCGCTTCATCACCGATTTCGAACGCGCCTTCGCCGACTACTGCGGCGTGAAGCACGCGATCGCCTGCAACAACGGCACGACGGCCTTGCATCTCGCGCTGGTGGCCATGGGGATCGGGCCGGGCGACGAGGTGATCATCCCCAGCCTGACCTATATCGCCTCGTGCAACGCGGTGACCTATTGCGGCGGTACGGTGGTGCTGGTCGACAACGATCCGCGCACCTTCAACATCGATCCCGCGCTGATCGAGGCCAAGATCACGCCGCGCACCAAGGCCATCATGCCGGTGCACCTTTACGGCCAGGTCGCCGACATGGACCCGATCCTGGAGATCGCCAAGAAGCACGGCCTGATGGTCATCGAGGACGCTGCTGAAGCCGTCGGCGCGTCCTACAAGGGCAAGATGTCCGGCGCGCTGGGCGACTGCGCGACCTTCAGCTTCTTCGGCAACAAGATCATCACCACCGGCGAGGGCGGGATGATCACGACGAACAACGATGAACTGGCCGCGACGATGCGCCTGTACCGCAGCCAGGGCATGGACCCGAACCGCCGCTACTGGTTTCCCGTCGTTGGCTTCAACTATCGCATGACCAACATCCAGGCCGCGATCGGCTTGGCGCAGCTGGAACGGGTCGACGAGCACCTGGCCGCGCGCGAAAAGGTGGTGGCCTGGTACGAACAGAAGCTGGCGCGTCTGGGCAACCGGGTGATCAAGCCCCACGTGGAGTCGACCGGCCGTCACGTGTTCTGGATGTACACGGTGCGGCTGGGCGAAGGCCTTTCGACCTCTCGCGACCAGGTGATCAAGGATCTGGAGGCGATGGGCATCGAGAGCCGCCCTGTGTTCCATCCGATGCACATCATGCCGCCTTACGCCCATCTGGCCACGGACGACCTGAAGGTCGCCGAAGCCTGCGGCGCGGATGGCCTGAACCTGCCGACCCACGCCGGGCTGAGCGAGGCCGACATCGACCGCGTCGTCGCGGCGCTGGATCAGGTGCTGGTCTAG
- a CDS encoding acetyltransferase → MSATLDIGGVVIIGGGGHAKVAIESLRARGETVAAIVDADPTPRQVLGVPVVGDDLALPGLREKGFSRLFVAIGDNRLRQKLGRKAREQGFSLVNAIHPSAVISPTARLGEGIAVMAGVAINADSRIDDLAIINTGAVVDHDCRLAEACHLGPASALAGGVTVGERAFLGVGARAIPGVSIGADTIVGAGGVVVRDLPDAVLAIGVPAKIKGDRS, encoded by the coding sequence ATGAGCGCCACCCTCGACATCGGGGGCGTCGTCATCATCGGCGGCGGCGGCCACGCCAAGGTGGCCATCGAGAGCTTGCGGGCTCGCGGGGAGACGGTGGCCGCCATCGTCGACGCCGATCCGACGCCCCGCCAGGTTCTGGGCGTTCCCGTGGTGGGCGACGACCTGGCGCTGCCGGGGCTGCGCGAGAAGGGGTTTTCGAGACTGTTCGTGGCGATCGGCGACAACCGGCTTCGTCAGAAGCTGGGGCGCAAAGCGCGCGAGCAAGGGTTTTCGCTGGTCAACGCCATCCATCCTTCGGCCGTGATCTCGCCGACTGCGCGTCTGGGCGAGGGGATCGCGGTGATGGCGGGGGTTGCGATCAATGCCGACAGCCGGATCGACGATCTGGCGATCATCAATACCGGGGCCGTGGTGGATCATGACTGCCGCCTGGCCGAAGCCTGCCATCTGGGGCCCGCCTCGGCGCTGGCCGGGGGGGTGACCGTGGGGGAGCGGGCTTTTCTCGGCGTGGGCGCCCGGGCCATACCCGGCGTGTCGATCGGCGCCGATACGATCGTCGGCGCCGGGGGCGTCGTCGTGCGTGACCTTCCGGACGCGGTCCTCGCGATCGGCGTGCCGGCCAAGATCAAAGGAGACCGTTCGTGA
- the gmd gene encoding GDP-mannose 4,6-dehydratase, with product MAKTALITGVTGQDGAYLAKLLLEKGYTVHGMLRRSASADVIGDRLRWIGVYDDIQFELGDLLDAGGLARLVRRLQPDEVYNLAAQSFVGASWDQPHLTGSVTGLGTTNMLEAVRLECPQARFYQASSSEMYGLVQHPIQSETTPFYPRSPYAVAKLYAHWMTVNYRESFGLHASAGILFNHESPLRGIEFVTRKVTDAVAAIKLGQQKTVDLGNLDAQRDWGHAKDYVEAMWLMLQQETPDDYVVATGKTWTVRQMCEVAFAHVGLNYQDHVTVNPKFLRPAEVDLLLGDPAKAKAKLGWEPKTTMQEMIAEMVDADIARRSRN from the coding sequence ATGGCTAAGACGGCTTTGATCACCGGTGTGACCGGTCAGGACGGGGCGTACCTCGCCAAGCTGCTGTTGGAGAAGGGCTACACCGTCCACGGCATGCTGCGCCGCTCGGCTTCGGCCGACGTGATCGGCGACCGCCTGCGCTGGATCGGCGTGTATGACGACATCCAGTTCGAGCTTGGCGATCTTCTGGACGCCGGCGGCCTGGCGCGCCTAGTGCGCCGCCTGCAGCCCGACGAGGTCTACAACCTCGCCGCCCAGAGCTTTGTCGGCGCCTCGTGGGACCAGCCGCACCTGACCGGTTCGGTGACGGGCCTGGGCACGACCAACATGCTGGAAGCCGTGCGCCTGGAATGCCCGCAGGCCCGCTTCTACCAGGCCTCCTCGTCGGAGATGTACGGTCTGGTGCAGCATCCGATCCAGTCGGAGACGACGCCGTTCTATCCGCGCTCGCCCTACGCCGTGGCCAAGCTCTACGCCCACTGGATGACGGTGAACTACCGCGAGAGCTTCGGCCTGCACGCCTCGGCCGGCATCCTGTTCAACCACGAAAGCCCGCTGCGCGGCATCGAGTTCGTGACCCGCAAGGTCACCGACGCGGTGGCGGCCATCAAGCTGGGCCAGCAGAAGACGGTCGACCTCGGCAATCTCGACGCCCAGCGCGACTGGGGCCACGCCAAGGACTATGTCGAGGCCATGTGGCTGATGCTGCAACAGGAAACGCCGGACGACTACGTCGTCGCGACCGGCAAGACCTGGACCGTGCGCCAGATGTGCGAAGTGGCCTTCGCCCACGTCGGCCTGAACTATCAGGACCACGTGACGGTCAATCCGAAGTTCCTGCGTCCGGCCGAGGTGGACCTGCTGCTGGGTGATCCGGCCAAGGCCAAGGCCAAGCTGGGCTGGGAGCCGAAGACGACCATGCAGGAGATGATCGCCGAAATGGTCGACGCCGACATCGCCCGGCGTTCGCGCAACTGA